The genomic stretch CTATCAATAGTCTTGACAGAAAAAAGTTGAGGTATCCATATAATCCAAACTCTCCCTccatgatgatgattattattattaactcccTCCCAATAATTCCCTAATTTATTCAGAGTAGAAAGAAAATCTGATTCCTTAATCTTAGTTTCAACTAGTCCAAATAAACCAATTTTATTCTGATAAAGAAAACTCTTAATCTCTAACTGTTTATTTGGATTATTCATGCCACGAATATTTCAGAAACCTAACTTATCCATTATCACTAGTTGAGGTGATATCAGTCTCCCTAACATCTTGCACAACATTCTTCCCTTTATCTCTTTTTGGTGAGACAGCTTCAGCATAGGTCTTTGAAGGACTTGTAGGCATGTCAACCACATGCTCCTGCCTAGAGACTTGCAAAATTGGACTGACAATTGGAATTAGATCAGAATTATGATGTGTAGGTCCTCCAAAAGGGGTCTCAGGCACAACACCAGTTGCCAAGGGGTTTGCTGAAGGAACAGTATCTGAACCTGAGCCAGCTAGAGGTGCCACTGGTCCAGCAGGCCCAGAGGGAGCACTCATTGCCACAGACACAGGTTTTTTAATTACTGGTCTCTACACATGTGCCACCCTAGTAGGGGCAACAGGTTTCTTCTTGCAGTCTTCCTTGGTATGGCCAATACCTCGGCAAGCACCACATTGTACAGGCTTCCACTCGTATTCCACACTAACACTGACATCTTCCCCTTTTTCATCTTTAAAAAATATTCTATTAGGAAACTCTTGCCCCACTTGGACTTCCACCATGAGACGAGCATATCCAATCCTAGTTTTATCCATGGTAGCAGTATCAGCCCTCATATACTTCCCTACTAGAGAAGCAATTTTCTCTAAGCACTCCCCACCCCAGAACTTAAGACCAAGCCCGCACAAACGAACCCAAATTGGCACAACTTTGAGTGGTTCCTTTGCCAGAGAAGCAGTCTCAGTCCATGGTTTGACAACAAGAGGCTTATTCTCAAACATTGGGAATCCCTGCTTTAAGACCAGAT from Silene latifolia isolate original U9 population chromosome 2, ASM4854445v1, whole genome shotgun sequence encodes the following:
- the LOC141634454 gene encoding uncharacterized protein LOC141634454 yields the protein MECKDLVLKQGFPMFENKPLVVKPWTETASLAKEPLKVVPIWVRLCGLGLKFWGGECLEKIASLVGKYMRADTATMDKTRIGYARLMVEVQVGQEFPNRIFFKDEKGEDVSVSVEYEWKPVQCGACRGIGHTKEDCKKKPVAPTRVAHV